The Chiloscyllium punctatum isolate Juve2018m chromosome 41, sChiPun1.3, whole genome shotgun sequence genome contains the following window.
GTGGTACAGATTTATGTTCTGTTTGAAGCAGGAGACTTGCAATTATAAAAaggaaacttttaaaaaaaattattggctagcatttattgcccatccctagttgcccttgaggtggtgttggggagctgtcttcttgaactgttacAGTCCATTTTCTGAGAGTTGAGCCACAATGCCATTTGAGAGGGAATTCcgagattttgacccagtggcagtgaaggaacgGTAATAGTCTTCCAAAATCAGGGTGGTGAATCATCTGGAGGGGAACTTacggctgcccttgtccttctagatggaagtggtcataggtACAAAAAAAAGGGGCTGTCTGAGACTCTGGTaagtttctgcagtacatcttgtagatagtacacactgctgctactgagcatcagaagtggagggagtggatgcttatgaTATAATGCCAATcatgcaaagttaaaaatgacaacatcaggttatagtccaacaggttttaattggaagcacactagctttcgaagcatcactccttcatcaggtgatagtagcactccacaaccacctgaaggagcgacgctccgaaagctagttcttccaattaaacctgttgctgcatgatttttaactttgtacaccccagtccaacactggcatccccAAATCATGCCAATCATGCAGGCTTCTTtgccctggatagtgtcaaggtTCGAATGTTGCTagagctgcactcacccaggcaagtggggagtttccatcacactcctgacttgtgccttatagtggacagactttggggagccAGGTGgcgagttactcaccacagtattccaagCCTTGGACCTGCTGTTGTATCCACACAGTGTTTATATAGAGTCCGATgcacagcaaagaaacagactctttggtctaactcatccatgccgaccagatatcccaacccagttgtggttctgttcgctgagctgggaatttgtgttgcagacatttcgtcccctgtctaggtgacatcctcagtgcttgggagcctcctgtgaagcgcttctgtgatgatgcctccggcatttatagtgatttgtatctgccgtttccggttgtcagttccagctgttcgctgcagtggccggtatattgggtccatgtcgatgtgcttattgattgaatctgtggatgagtgccatgcctctaggaatttcctggctgttctctgtttggcttgtcctataatagtagtgttgtcccagtcaaattaatgttgcttgtcatcggagtgtgtggctactaaggatagtggtcatgtcgtttcgtggctaggtggtgttcatggatgtcttccggtttgtcctatgtagtgtttggtGCAGTCCTTGcacgggattttgtacactacattggttttgctcatgctgggtattgggtccttcgtcctggtgagttgttgtctgagagtggtttgtgtgctgttacgaGTCCtaatggtcgcagtagtctggctgtcagttcagaaatgtttttgatgtatggtagtgtggctagtcctttgggttgtggcatgacCTCGTTCCGTTGCCTTtctcttaggcatctgttgatgaaattgcgcgggtatcagtttttggcgaatacattgtataggtgttcttcttcctctttttgcagttctggtgtactgcagtgtgttgtggcccttttgaacagtgtcttgatgcaacttcttttgtgtgtgttggggtggttgcttttgtagttcaggacttggtctgtgtgcgtggctttcctgtatacctttgtggctattataagacaagccaaacagagaacagccagggaattcctagaggcatggcattcatccacagattcaatcaataagcacatcgacctggacccaatataccggccactgcagcggacagctggaactgacaaccggaagcggcagatacaaatcactataaatgccggaggaaacatcacagaagcgcttcacaggaggctcccaagcactgaggatgtcacctagacagacgACAAAAtgtctacaacacaaattcccagctcagcgaacagaaccacaacaacaagcacctgaactacaaatcttctcacaaacgttgaatatcccaacccaatctagtcccacctgccagcacccagcccatataccttcaaacccttcctattcatatacccatccaattgccttttaaatgttgcaattgtactggcttccaccacttctggcagctcattccatagatgtaCCACCCTCCGCACAAAAACAtcgccccttgggtctcttttatatcttttccctctcaccctaaacttatgccctctagttctctcccccaccccagggaaaagactttgtctatttatcctatccacaccccttatgattttataaacctctgtaaaggtcacccatcagcctctatatggtgagttcagttgagtttctggtccatGATAACACCCAAAATATTGATAGAGAGGGTATGGGGCGATTCAGTGATGACACCATTCAATGTCAACGATCAGTGTTTAGATAGAGTCTAATTGGTAATGGTCATAACCTGGCATTTatctggcatgaatgttacttgccacttgtcagctcaagcctagAGCTTGTCTTTATCTTGttgcattttatatatttaaaacatttatatAGCTTTGTTCAACAGTCTcaagatatagaacatagaacatagaacatagaacaatacagcacagaacaggcccttcggcccacgatgttgtgccgaacttctatcctagattaagcacccatccatgtacctatccaaatgccgcttaaaggtcgccaatgaatctgactctaccactcccacgggcagcgcattccatgcccccaccactctctgggtgaagaacccacccctgacatctcccctataccttccacccttcaccttaaatttatgtcctaaAGCAATTTGTAACTAAAAACAATTTTGACATGGTGCTGTTATGCAGACATGCTGATTGGTAATTTGGACCTAGGAGCTTCCTATATGAAAATGTGAAGGAAACAAATGATTAGTTCATTGTGACGTCCATTGAGAGCTACATTTTCACCAGGATTCTAGGAAATCCCATGATCTTTTTATGGATCCTTTTGCAGCCAATGGGATCAAAACTTTAACACCTCATCCAAAGGGCGATGCAGTACAGGATTATTCCTTTAAAATTGTACTCCAAAGTGCTAGTTTGGATTATTTGCTCACAATTGAAAAATTAGAGTCAACATCTTTCTGCTTTAGAAGATTGATAAGCACTGGACTAAGGCTGGTAAAATGTATTTCAAGTATATGACAATATTCAAGCTCAACATAAAAGAATAAATCGAATACATTTTCTGAAATTTTAGCTCTTTTCCATCACAGGGATACATTTCATACAATAGAATGCTAAAATGGTTCTGACATAGATTGCCATAAATCAAGTAAATGGTCCAAAGAGAACAAAAACTGAAAATACTCAACAGATCTTTCAGCATTGCAGACAGAATTGATGTTTCACATTGACTTCATGGTTTCCAAAACAAGACTGTTCTCCTGAAAAATTAACTCTTACTCTTCCCAGACGCTGTAAATCAAAGCACTTTCAGTATTGTCTATTGATATTTCAGACTGCATTACTTCTGTAAGTAAATCATTTTGATCTGAAGGGTAGCAATCTTACCTTCACTACTGCATTTGCATATTGCCTGAGAAACCAAAAAGAAAATGCAATGATTGCACAAATTTCAAGATGTAATAGAGAAAACTGAAATGAACTTTTAGCAACAGAATCATACCTACCAAAACAGCATCAAACATGTCTTCAATAAGAGTCATAAGTGCTTCGCTAGATTTTAGTTCTGTAGTTTTCATAAATTCAGTTGCTCGTTCAAACCAGAGGAGCATGTAAAACAAATAAAAttcgtttccaaaatattttatTTCCTGGTAATTCTTCTCAAAAACAAACAACAATTCTGGGTACATTTAGCTGCAGTTATTAGTAAGGTGGCATAAATTGGGCCTTTGATCATTTCTACATAATGGGAAATGATTTGTAAAAAGTAGTCCTTAGGTGATTCCTTCTTAAATTAGCAAATTATCATACTTTGTGTATTTGTAAAAATTTAAACTTTTTTGGTTGACCATCCCAGAAGTACTTGCAGAATTAATCTCAGTTCTTTTGACATTAAAAATATAGGCTGATAATTCAGCTAAAATGCTCAATCCGATATAATTTGACTCAACTTGCTGACTTTGTCCAGCAACTTTATTTCCCcgcacattcccccaccccctagATTTCCAGCATGTATAAGCTTTTGCTTTGAAATGAAACTCTCATTCATGTGTTTGTGGGTGCTACTGTCGAGACCAGCATTCATTGTTCATCTCTAATTGTTCAGAAGGCAATGAAAAGTCAACtattttgctgtgggtctggagtcacatatgggcCAGACTAGAtgataaggacagcagtttcttcCCTATTCCTACATTGAAGTTGTTCTGCTATTACTCTACAACTGCTCTAATCTTTTATTTTTTACCATTAATACTTCTGTTTTAGCTCTGACAACGTATTTGCCAAAACACATTGCCACAGAAGCAACTCATTCCTTAGTGACAGACTCTAGTTTGGACTCTGATTCCAACTGAAGTTTCATCCTTCATTTGTCAAATCCAGTCAAGATTTAAAGCTATCACCATGATGTAAAACACTGCTCAGACAGCTGTTTTTGCCACAACCCAAGACCCACACAGTACCATGCACTACAAAGTGCACATTATTGATGATGCTCTGCATCACTGCCTCACACTATTACAAAACTCTCCTACCTTTGGAGTTCCACTTTTGAGTTGGCTCATTTGACATTCAAACAGGAAACTTCCTCTCTTCCTTTCAGACAAGGAGGAATTCCAGCTACAACAAATTTGGCAGGTGTCCACAACCCTCGATCTTTTTACCCTCCCCGGACTCCATCCCTTGTTCTAACCCCATTTTGGTCAGGTATTCACTGTCCCTTGCCTGATTCTCAATGCTCTCTAATCAGCAAAGGACTCAGTTTATCCCTCTGTCAGGTTGTAGATTTGCTTGCTAAGCTGGattggtttgttttcagacagaCATTGTCACCatcctaggtaacatcatcagtgatccTCTGGTGAAGCATCAGTGTTTTGCCCCACTTCCTATTTGCGTGTTTTGGTTTGTTggggtgggtgatatcatttccagttctgttCCAGAGAGGTTAGCAAATGGAGTCCAAATTaagtttgttaatggagttctgatTTGAATGCCAgctctctaggaattcccatgcacGGCTTTGTTTGGCCCGTCCCAGGATATTTTCTATTCCATTCTTAGGAGTCCCCACGCAGAATTCTTTCTGTCTACAATGATGTCATCAGTGCGGCTTCCTACTCTCAGCCAGAATTAGAGAAgtttatcaattttgcttccaatttccatctTCGACATGGTCCATCTCTAACAccttctctcccttcctctaattctgttttcatttctgggtTAGACTACCCACTAAAATACATTACAAACCCATTAACTCCTACAGTTACTTCAAACGTTTCTCACACTTGCTCCTTTTAATAATTCCATCCCATTGTCCCAATTTCCTCCAATGATGCCAACTTCCAATATCACAATTGTTTCCTCAACTAACTATTACCACCCCCCCCTATGGTTGATAGGCTGGACACAGTTGAGGGATCTATCTTCCCATTTCTGCCCTTATCCTTTCCCATCAGTCCCATAACAGTGACAGTGTTCACCTTGTCTTCATTACAGCAATCTGAATTCAAAGATTTATTCTCTACCATTTTCAGACCAAGTGTCTTCACCTCCTCTCTGCAGTCATTATTCCAGAAGAGGAGTGCTTTGGTTCACTCCttacactctctcattcccctatGGCACCTTCTttcaattacagaagctgcaacacttgtccacTCACCAGCTTTCTCTTTCCAAAGCTTAAActcaccttccaggtgaagcagtgattcaCTTGTTCTTCTTTCAAAATGTAATAGgtcattcaattttttaaaaagagaaatcTTGATCTTGGTGTCACCCACATCGGTCTTCAatggttttgtttctttttaaccattccattctccccaccccctcccaagaAGCTACTCCAATGTTAGCTGTGATTTCCTTTGCAGGTTCTCTTATCCCCACACATCCTGCTTGTTTGCTTAATAGGTTTGATCATTTTATAGCTCTCCTGGtgcaaattttctttgtttcCCCCCAATCCCATTTGCGCAGTTCAGCAACTGATAAATAAGTAGGCCTTTGGTCTATTAAAAAGTTTTGATATCATACTAATACTGTCATCGGTCTCTGTTTACTCACCAATAGTCCTGCTGAGGTTAGCATGGTCAGTGAGAGTAAAGAATTTCAAATAGCAAAAGGCACGAAAAGATAGCCAGTAAATTACAAATGCATATGTAAAATTAAACTGAATTGCTGAACACAGCAATTTGccgagtggactcgatgggccgaatggccttacttccactcttacGTCTATGTCTTATGGATAGATAAGTGATCAATTTATGCTTGCACTTCACTTTGTGTACACGCCTTCAAGCAAATTGACTGCCATTTGCTAAATTCTCTCCGTGAGTACATTTTTTATTTCAGTTAAGGACTCAAATAGACTTATATTTTCTGCCACTATGATAAAAATCAGCTACCCCACTGTCCTAAATATGAAACGCATGCATTCAGCCATTTTTCCAAAACATTTTTTCCACTCCAGAATAAAAATTCTACCAACTACATTTAAATTGAGAAGGCAGGTTTTGTTTCTTATAAATACTTATCTTCTGAATAAGTCCATGTTTAATTAGACAAGAGAGACCATCCTCCATATCCTCTTTACAGAACCTCTGCAAGGCTTTCAACAGTAATGAGACATTTGTGAACTGATTTTTGTCCATTTCCTGAAAAACAGAACGTTAAGCTGCAACAAGTAATCTGAGTTAGCTGGAGAACTGTGTTATTAATAAATAATGGCACTGTAAGAAAAGGTGCATACCTTGTGAGCTAGTTTATCGAGCTTGTTTACAAATGGCTTATTGCATTTCTGAGGTGGATATTCAGCTTCATTTGACAGAAATTCCTCCAAGGCTCGAAATCCATTGATATTAAAGGCACCTTCAATGAGCGAACAAAGCTGCAATAAAAGAGACAACATTTTAGTCTAGTAACCTGAAGGAGGAACCATTTAAGATGTTAAACTTAGTGAATCCTTACAATATTATACACCACaatcacctgaaggagcagcgctccgaaagctagtgcttccaagtaaacatagaatatagaaaagtacagcacagaacaggtccttcggccaatGATGTTGTAccaaggattattcctaatctaaaataaaataacctaacctacgcacccatcaattcactgttgtccatgtgcatgtccagcagttgcttaaatgtcccgaatgactctgcttccactaccaccactggcaatgcattccacgcattcacaactctctgcgttaagaaccttcctctgacatctcctctatacctttctcctaatatcttcaaactatgacccctcggaccagtcaatcctgccctgggaaaatgtctctggctattgactctatccatgcctctcattacctcaatcaggtcacctctcttcctcctcctctccagagagagaaaagtctgagcttatacAACCTCTCATCATAAGGCAAACCCTccaagtccaggcagcatccaggtaaaCATTCTTCGCACCctctccatatctttcctatagtagggcgaccagaactggacacaatattccaaagtgtggtctcaccagggacttagaacatagaacagtacagcacagaacaggccctttagcccacgatgttgtgccggccactgatcctcatgtatgcacccttaaatttctgtgaccatatgcacgtccaggagtctcttaaatgtccccaatgaccctgcctccacaactgctgttggcaacgcattccacgcTCTCACAAcgctgtgtaaagaacccacctctgacatcccttctatactttcctccaaccagcataaaactatgatccctcgtgttagtcatttctgccctgggaaatagtctctggctatcgactctatctatgcctctcattatcttgtatacctcaattaggtcccctctcctcctccttttctccaatgaaaaaaagtccaagctcagtcaacctctcctcataagataagccctccagtccaggcagcatcctggtaaacctcctctgaaccctctctgaagcatccacatctttcctataatagggtgaccagaactggacgcagtattccaattgtggtctaaccaaagttttatagagctgcaacaagatctcatgactcttaaactcaatccccctgttaatgaaagccaaaacaacatatgctttcttaacatccctgtccacttgggtggccattctaagggatctatgtacctgcaccccaagatccctctgttcctccacactgccaagaatcctatccttaatcctggactcagctttcaaattcgacctttcaaaatgcatcacctcgcatttatccaggttgaacgccatctgccatttctcagcccagctctgcaacatgTCTATGTCACATTGCAGCAGATCTCTATACTATTGACAGCACCTCCAACATTTGTCATCAGCAACATTTATCTAACCCACCccacaacctcctcatccaagtcatttgtaaaaactacaaaagagtagaggcccaagaacagagttcTGTGGGACACCATTCACCacagacctccaggcagaatactttccatctacaaccactctgtcttctgtcagccagccaattcggAATCCAGatggccaaatctccctgtatcccatacttcctgaccatgggaaaccttatcaaatgccttgctgaagtccacatatacCAAGTCTACTGCTTgacctgtctcgtcacctcctcaaaagaactcagtaaggtttgtgaggcacgacctgcccctcacaacgcCATGCTGACTCTATGCTTTCTCaaagtcataaatcctatccctcagaattctttccaaaaccttgctgaccacagatgtaaaattgactggtctgtaattgccagggatttacctattccccttcttgaaaagaggaagaaCATCCACCTCCCTCaaactcccgtggagagtgaggaagcaaagatctttgtCAAAGGCTAAGCAGCCTAgaataaatctggtctgggcacttaatgtttgccaaaatttccagcacatcaacttcaatcttgatctgttcaagcctgtttcccagctcctcaaaattTCTTATTCACATTAAAGGTCCCTTTCCttcgtgaaaactgaagcaaaaagactcatttagggcttcccctatctgctcagagtTCACGCACAAGTCCACTACACTATCCCAGACCGGCCCTACCTTTTCCCCgattattcttttattcctcaaaatacttttgggttctccctaatccttcttgccacgCCTTCTTCGTGCCtgctcctggctctcctcagtccatttctgagctcctttctagcaagcctgtaatcctctaaagctctgctagatccttgcttcctccaccttatgtaagctgctttcttccttttgatgagaagctcctctgttcttcacatccaaggttccttatttttaccccttcttgcctgtctcagaggaacaaatcaGAGTCACTCGCAACAATTGCTCCTTAAACAAACAAACAGTCTCCACATTCTGTtgtgccctctgtgtgaaacagttgcccacagtctgtacttcccaactcctgtctcatAGCAACAtattttccctttcccttccctgggtaactgctcctttccctctccaaggctatggtaaaggtgaggcagttgtgatcactgtcaccaaagtgttctcccaccgtgagatctgacacctgtcctggctcattgttgagaaccaaatccaaaatggcctctcccctcatcggcctgtctacatactaaggaaaccctcttgaacataTCTGACAAAAAACAGCTCCATCTAAAGcatctgcactaaggagattCCAATTGATATTGGGagagttgaagtcacccataacatcaacctgctacatctgcatttttccaaaatctgccagcctatgagttcttcaatctctctactgctattcgGTGGTCTGGAGAAAATGTCCCATGAGGTGGCTACTCCCTTGCTGGTACTAACGTCCACCCATACTGTCAGTAGACAAatcttcactctctctgattagcaatgatTATCACTCCTTTCCAGAGGATAAGTAATTATCACTGAGGACCCTCCCCACAAATGTGTAATACTATATTTCTTGCTTccttgattagcaatgctacaccctctcctctttttccaccctccctgttctttttaaacgttctgaaccctggaacatcttgcaaccattcctgcccctgtgaaacccacgtctccattatgaccacaacatcatagtcccaagtactgatccacgcTCTAAGTTCTTCACTCTTACTTCtaacactccttgcattaaaacctgttggactcaacctggtgttatgatttttaacttcacacaccccagtccaacaccaacatctccaaatcataaccacAATCATGTTACTCAAaactcaaattttaaaaaagtagTAATACTTATTTAATCCATAAGAAGCAGTTTCATGATACACTCAACCAACGTTTCAACAACTGAGACAGCTACTTAACCAGCAGCATAATGGATTCAATTGCTGGCACAAGTGCTTCAATCTGCTCTGAAACAAATGTCCTGAACTTTAAAGTACCAGTTGAAATCATTAAGTAATTAATAAAAGATTAGGAGGTCACTTTTTAATGACTAAATTAAAATCAAGGAAGCAAGAAATACAGTATTACACATTTGTGGGGAGGGTTCTCAAAGTGGTAATTACTTATCGTCTGGAAAGGAGTGATAATCATTGCAACAcacagaccaggtttctgtacttagcAACAATTGCTATTTATAACAAATGTATGAAGGTGTAAGGGTTACTGTACCTTAGAGAGCTtaaagctagcaaggacttagAGGCACAGAATGTACTGGAAAATCTAGAACATAAtatttggtccagcagctagcagtacctgggttgctatgagacaaaaccAATTCAAATTAGACtactttaaattatgccccaagatactaaatgccaatcaagtttgaatttggtattttgacaatattaaaaccaataaaATGATCCAATGCTTTGGAGtataaatattaaacaaattgaaCATTTGGGGGAAGAGCTGCCAAGCTACCAATATCTGTAGACTGTCCACAAATTAGCGCTTAAAAGGTACCTTTACCTATCAacgacctgtgaaacagaaaccgCATGAAGATGACAGAGAACGATATAAAGAAAAGATTTGACaactgcctggttttgaaattgaCATTTGAAATTgaaatttttggactgtgggaggaaacccacgcagacacggggagaatgtgcaaactccacacagagttgcctgaggcgggaattatagaagggaaagtaaaagataggttagagaaaggagttggaaATAgttttagttaattattctctgttagacttttaaaaagaaataaaagttgcttttttttttactttaaatagtgacctttgggATAGTTCTTGGTCTCTCTAATTTTAAACAGattacagcatgggttaaatcaTTTCTGCGTTGCAAGCTTAAATTAGCAGGGGgttttac
Protein-coding sequences here:
- the LOC140464997 gene encoding synaptonemal complex protein 2-like; the encoded protein is MPVKKELMLCSLIEGAFNINGFRALEEFLSNEAEYPPQKCNKPFVNKLDKLAHKEMDKNQFTNVSLLLKALQRFCKEDMEDGLSCLIKHGLIQKISIYKKQNLPSQFKCSW